The Primulina tabacum isolate GXHZ01 chromosome 7, ASM2559414v2, whole genome shotgun sequence genome includes a window with the following:
- the LOC142550524 gene encoding uncharacterized protein LOC142550524 — protein sequence MVIAGSSRGQGCHGFLASVVDITREGSGKASDIDIVRDYLDVFADDVPGMPLDREVFKPYLDNFVIVFIDDILIYSKTRDLHREHFRIVLHQLRDNQLYAKFKKCEFWLEQVAFLGHIVSREGIAVDPAKIEAVKKWPIPWTVAEVRSFLGLAWYYRRFIGDFSKIALPLATLTRKTVKFEWTNEYQQAFQVLKDNLTSAPVLALPQGVEDFVVYTDASKKGLGAVLMQRGKANVVADALSRKSGLQLGSMIQKPLLLDLQRSEIALVEEGTIARLSPTLIDRIKHEQQLDTILLDLRAKAEKKGNSEFGLNSDGLITFQRRICVPVGDAIRRDVLTEAHTAPYSVHPGGTKMYQNLRRLYWWPGERKMLGPELVQQMVDVVAVIRQRMKTAQSRQKVMQMFDEGLWNSMIGERAYRLALPLDLDRVHNVKALELLA from the exons ATGGTGATAGCAGGGTCTTCACGGGGTCAG GGTTGTCATGGGTTTCTAGCATCGGTGGTGGATATAACTAGAGAAGGGAGTGGGAAGGCGAGTGACATTGATATTGTGAGGGATTATCTTGATGTCTTTGCGGATGATGTGCCGGGAATGCCACTGGatagagag GTTTTCAAGCCATATTTGGACAATTtcgttattgtcttcattgatgatattttaatcTATTCAAAGACTCGAGATCTACATAGGGAGCATTTTAGGATCGTGTTACATCAATTGAGGGACAAccaattatatgctaaatttaagaagtgtgaattttggctggaGCAAGTTGCATTTTTAGGTCATATTGTTTCCAGGGAAGGAATTGCTGTGGATCCGGCCAAGATTGAAGCAGTTAAGAAATGGCCTATTCCTTGGACAGTTGCTGAGGTACGAAGTTTCCTTGGGTTGGCATGGtactatcgtcgttttattggtGATTTCTCTAAAATAGCCTTGCCACTTGCTACTCTGACAAGAAAGACAGTTAAGTTTGAATGGACTAATGAATATCAGCAAGCATTTCAAGTATTGAAGGACAATTTGACTTCAGCTCCAGTGTTAGCACTTCCTCAGGGAGTTGAAGACTTTGTGGTGTATACAGATGCTTCCAAGAAAGGTCTTGGTgctgtgttgatgcagcgag GAAAAGCGAATGTGGTTGCCGATGCATTGAGCCGAAAGTCAGGTCTTCAATTAGGCTCTATGATTCAAAAGCCTCTGTTGTTGGATTTGCAGAGAAGTGAGATCGCATTGGTTGAGGAAGGTACAATCGCTCGACTTTCACCGACTTTGATTGacagaattaagcatgagcaacagttggatactattttgtTGGACTTGAGAGCAAAGGCAGAGAAGAAGGGGAATTCTGAGTTTGGATTGAACAGTGATGGTCTGATTACATTTCAAAGACGTATTTGTGTTCCTGTTGGTGATGCTATTCGTCGTGATGTTTTAACGGAAGCTCATACTGCACCTTATTCAGTACATCCTGgtggcaccaagatgtatcaaaaTCTTCGTcgattgtattggtggccag GAGAAAGGAAGATGTTGGGACCCGAGTTGGTTCAACAAATGGTTGATGTGGTCGCAGTGATAAGacagagaatgaagacggctcAATCTCGACAGAAAGTTATGCAAATGTTCGACGAAGGCCTTTGGAATTCAAT GATTGGTGAAAGAGCGTATCGATTGGCTTTACCTCTGGATTTGGATCGAGTTCACAATgtaaaggccctagaacttcttgcttga